The Saccharothrix violaceirubra genome segment ATCGCCGTCGGCCAGGCCCCACGACCGGACGGCGTCCTGCAACGCCGCCCGGTCGGGCAGCGGGTGCCGCCCGTCGCCGGGACCACCGTGGGCGGCCAGGGTCGACTCCAGGTCGACGTACACCGCGCCGGGCAGGTGGCCCTCCCGGTAGGCGGGCCGGCCGTCGGGGACGCCCAGCCGCCACCGGACGTCCAGCAGCCGGACGCCGGTGCTCTCTCGCAACTCCGCAACGGAGACAGTGACACTCACGCCCGCAACGCTATCGGCTGCCCGCCACCCGCCACCGCTCGTGATTTCGGATGGATGAAGATCCGAAATCACGATCCGACCGGCGCGGTCCGCCCGACCAGACCGTCCAGCGACCGCGGCAGGGCATCGCGGTGCAGGACGCCGAGGCGCTGCGTGGCCCGGGTGAGGGCGACGTACAGTTCGGCCGCGCCGCGCGGACCGTCGGCGAGGATGCGGTCCGGGTCGACGACGAGCACGGCGTCGAACTCCAGGCCCTTGGTCTCCGACGCCGGCACCGCGCCGGGCACGTCCGGCGGACCGATCACGACGCTGGTGCCCTCGCGGCCGGCCTCGTCCCGGACGAACTCCTCGACCGCGGCGACCAGGCCGTCGTCGGTCACCCCGCGCGACCAGGGCCGGACCCCGCACGCGCGGACCGATTCGGGCGCCCGGACCTCCGGGGCGAACTCGGCGAGCACCGCGGCGGCCACGGCCATGATCTCGGCGGGCGTGCGGTAGTTGACGGTCAGCGACCGGTAGACCCAGCGGCCCTCCGCGTACGGCTTGAGCACCGCGTCCCACGAGGTCGCGCCGGCGGGCGAACGCCGCTGGGCGAGGTCGCCGACCACCGTGAAGGACTTGCCCGGACAGCGCCGCATGAGCACCCGCCAGTCCATTTCGGACAGTTCCTGGGCCTCGTCGACCACGACGTGCCGGTAGGTCCAGTCCCGATCGGCGGCGGCGCGTTCGACGAGCGTGCGCGTGTCGGTCTCGCCGAACCGGTCCGCCAGGTCCTCGGCGTAGAGCAGGTCCTGGGCGTACAGGTGGTCCTCGTCGTCCATCGAGTCGGCCCGGCTGATCAGGCTGTCCAGCACGCTCTCCGCGTACTCGGCCTGGGCCTCGCGCTCCTGCCGGGCGGCGCGGTCGTCGGCCTTGTCCCGGCCGAGCAGGTCGACCAGCTCGTCCAGCAGCGGCACGTCCGACACCGTCCACGCGTCGCCGCGCTCGCGCCACAGCGCCTGGTCGCCGCCTGCCGAACGCAGCCGTTCCGGCGAGGAGAACAGCTCGGCCAGCACCTCCTCCGGCTTCAGGACCGGCCAGAGCGCGTCCAGCGCGCCGGTGAACACGTCGTCGACCGCCAGTTCGCCCAGCAGCTCGGTGCGCACCCGTTCCCAGGCTTCGCGGTTGTCGCGGGTCAGCCAGCCCTTGCCGATCCGGGCGATGGCGCGTTCGGTGAGGACGTAGGTCAGGATCTCGGTGAACACCGCGCGGGCCTCGTTGTGCGGCAGTCCGCTCTTGCGCGCCTCGTCCCGGGCCCACTCGGCGACCGCGGCGTCGATCCGACCGGTGAAGTCGCGCAGGTTGATCCGGATCGGCTCGGCGGGCAGCACCTGCCGGTCGGCGACCGCGGCCCGGAGCACGTCGAGGATCTTCAGGGAACCCTTGAGCCGCGCGGCCTCCGGCCGGTCCTCGGCCGTGACGCGCAGACCGGGTACGAGCCCGCCCGCGGTCGTGAACACCACGTCGGACTCGCCCAGTGACGGCAGCACGCGGCCGATGTGGTCCAGGAACGCCGGGTTGGGGCCCACGACGAGCACGCCGTGGCGTTCCATCCGCTCGCGCTGCGTGTAGAGGAGGTAGGCGACGCGGTGCAACGCCACCACGGTCTTCCCGGTGCCCGGACCGCCCTCGATCACCAGGACGCCGGGGTGGTCCAGGCGGATGATCTCGTCCTGCTCGGCCTGGATCGTGGCCACGATGTCGCGCATGCCCTCGCCGCGCGGCGCGTTGACGGCCGCGAGCAGCGCCGCGTCCCCGCGCTCGTCCTCGCCCGGCCGGCCCAGCACCTCGTCGGTGAAGTCGACGATCCGCCGTCCGCGCGTGTGGAACTGACGGCGGCGGCGCATGCCCTCGGGGTGCGCGCCGGTCGCCGTGTAGAAGGGGCGCGACGCGGGCGCCCGCCAGTCGAGCAGCACGGGTTCGTAGTCGTCGTCCTCGTCGAACAACCCGATCCGCCCGATGTAGGACGCCTTGCCGTCGAGCGGGTCCAGCCGGCCGAAGCACAGGCCGTTGTCCACGGCGTCGAGCCGCTTGGCGACCTTGCCCAGCGCGCGCACCTCGTCGTCGCGCTCCAGGTGCGTACCGCCGTTGCCCAGCAGGGCCGCGTCGAACGCCGCCCTGACCCGGGCGCGCTCGTCGTCGAGTCGCCCGTAGAGCCCGTCCACGTAGCCCCGCTCGGCCCGCAGTTCCTGTTCGTACCCGTGGGTTGACAAATGCCCCTCACAGCGGCTAGCTTGAAATTACGTTCGGCGCTTCACCATGACTTCGTGGTGACACGCCGATTTTTCATTGTC includes the following:
- the helR gene encoding RNA polymerase recycling motor ATPase HelR, giving the protein MSTHGYEQELRAERGYVDGLYGRLDDERARVRAAFDAALLGNGGTHLERDDEVRALGKVAKRLDAVDNGLCFGRLDPLDGKASYIGRIGLFDEDDDYEPVLLDWRAPASRPFYTATGAHPEGMRRRRQFHTRGRRIVDFTDEVLGRPGEDERGDAALLAAVNAPRGEGMRDIVATIQAEQDEIIRLDHPGVLVIEGGPGTGKTVVALHRVAYLLYTQRERMERHGVLVVGPNPAFLDHIGRVLPSLGESDVVFTTAGGLVPGLRVTAEDRPEAARLKGSLKILDVLRAAVADRQVLPAEPIRINLRDFTGRIDAAVAEWARDEARKSGLPHNEARAVFTEILTYVLTERAIARIGKGWLTRDNREAWERVRTELLGELAVDDVFTGALDALWPVLKPEEVLAELFSSPERLRSAGGDQALWRERGDAWTVSDVPLLDELVDLLGRDKADDRAARQEREAQAEYAESVLDSLISRADSMDDEDHLYAQDLLYAEDLADRFGETDTRTLVERAAADRDWTYRHVVVDEAQELSEMDWRVLMRRCPGKSFTVVGDLAQRRSPAGATSWDAVLKPYAEGRWVYRSLTVNYRTPAEIMAVAAAVLAEFAPEVRAPESVRACGVRPWSRGVTDDGLVAAVEEFVRDEAGREGTSVVIGPPDVPGAVPASETKGLEFDAVLVVDPDRILADGPRGAAELYVALTRATQRLGVLHRDALPRSLDGLVGRTAPVGS